From Mycobacterium lacus, one genomic window encodes:
- a CDS encoding ABC transporter substrate-binding protein, with product MQQGWNRRGFLRLAGAAGLLGAGVCAGCSSPKPAGTAGGGSVTINHLFGQTVVKAPPKRVVSAGYTEQDDLLAVGVVPIAVTNWFGDQPFAVWPWAQPKLGAAQPMVLNLDNGIPVDQIANLKPDLIVAINAGVDADTYKRLSAIAPTVPQSGGDAFFEPWKDQATTIGQAVFHADQMTSLIEAVDKQFAAVAQQNPQWTGKKALLMQGTLWQGTVVATMAGWRTDFLNQMGLVIADSIKPFGTGHRAVIPRDRIKAVLDSADVVIWTTESPDEQKVLLADPDVAASQATVQNRHVFTTKEQAGAIAFASVLSYPVVADQLPQQIGKILG from the coding sequence GTGCAACAGGGATGGAATCGGCGGGGCTTCCTGCGGCTCGCCGGGGCCGCAGGGCTGCTCGGCGCTGGCGTCTGCGCCGGGTGTTCGTCACCCAAACCGGCGGGCACCGCTGGCGGCGGATCGGTAACCATCAACCACCTCTTCGGTCAGACCGTCGTCAAGGCGCCGCCCAAACGCGTGGTCAGCGCCGGCTACACCGAGCAAGACGACCTACTCGCGGTGGGGGTCGTGCCCATCGCGGTGACCAACTGGTTCGGCGACCAACCATTTGCGGTGTGGCCGTGGGCGCAGCCCAAGCTGGGCGCGGCGCAGCCGATGGTGTTGAACCTCGACAACGGAATTCCGGTGGACCAGATCGCCAACCTGAAGCCCGACCTGATCGTGGCGATCAATGCCGGCGTGGACGCTGACACCTATAAGAGGCTGTCCGCCATCGCCCCGACCGTCCCGCAGTCGGGCGGCGACGCGTTCTTCGAACCGTGGAAGGACCAGGCCACCACGATCGGTCAGGCGGTGTTTCACGCCGACCAGATGACGTCGCTCATCGAAGCCGTCGACAAGCAATTCGCGGCCGTTGCCCAGCAGAACCCGCAATGGACGGGCAAAAAGGCGTTGCTGATGCAGGGCACCCTGTGGCAAGGCACCGTGGTCGCGACGATGGCGGGCTGGCGTACCGACTTCCTCAACCAGATGGGCCTGGTCATCGCCGACAGCATCAAACCCTTCGGCACCGGTCACCGCGCCGTCATCCCGCGCGATCGCATCAAAGCGGTGCTCGACTCGGCCGACGTGGTGATCTGGACAACCGAGAGTCCGGATGAGCAAAAGGTGCTGCTGGCCGACCCAGACGTGGCGGCGTCGCAAGCGACCGTGCAGAACCGCCACGTCTTCACCACCAAGGAGCAGGCCGGGGCGATCGCCTTCGCGTCGGTGCTGAGCTATCCCGTGGTGGCCGATCAACTGCCCCAACAAATCGGCAAGATCCTGGGCTAG
- a CDS encoding IS607 family transposase: MNLTEWARAQGVHPQTAYRWFREGTLPVPAVRVNERTVLVSPDAPAGSAPAAAFGLYARVSSHDQKSDLDRQVARLTGWAAEAGGTVVRVEAEVGSGMNGSRAKVRRLLADPKVTVVVVEHRDRLGRMNTELVEAALSAHGRRLVVLDAGEVDDDLVRDMVEVLTSFCARLYGRRSARNRALKAVGCAQRDIGPAALVGGRVDDAAHE; this comes from the coding sequence GTGAATTTGACGGAGTGGGCGCGTGCTCAGGGTGTGCATCCACAGACGGCGTACCGGTGGTTTCGGGAGGGGACGTTGCCGGTTCCGGCGGTGCGGGTGAATGAGCGCACGGTGCTGGTGTCACCGGATGCGCCTGCAGGATCGGCGCCGGCGGCCGCGTTCGGTCTGTACGCGCGGGTGTCGTCGCATGATCAGAAGTCGGACTTGGATCGCCAGGTCGCTCGGCTGACGGGCTGGGCCGCCGAGGCAGGCGGGACGGTGGTGCGGGTGGAGGCCGAGGTCGGGTCCGGGATGAATGGGTCGCGGGCGAAAGTCAGGCGATTGTTGGCCGACCCGAAGGTGACCGTTGTGGTGGTCGAGCATCGGGATCGGCTGGGCCGGATGAACACTGAACTGGTGGAAGCGGCGCTTTCGGCGCACGGTCGCCGGCTGGTGGTGCTCGACGCCGGTGAGGTAGACGACGATCTGGTGCGCGACATGGTGGAGGTGCTGACCTCGTTCTGTGCGCGACTCTATGGCCGCCGCAGTGCGCGAAACCGTGCGCTCAAAGCGGTCGGCTGCGCGCAGCGCGATATCGGGCCGGCCGCGCTTGTCGGTGGCCGGGTGGATGATGCGGCACATGAGTGA
- a CDS encoding hydantoinase B/oxoprolinase family protein, with translation MAGAGWQFWVDRGGTFTDVVARRPDGRLLTHKLLSENPARYRDAAVAGIRALLGITEDAPDPVARVDAVRMGTTVATNALLERKGERTLLVITRGFGDALRIAYQNRPRIFDRQIVLPEMLYERVAEVDERITVDGTVLRAPDLEALGAQLRQAHADGIRAVAVVCLHSYLYPAHERAIGKLAEQIGFGHISLSSQVSPLMKLVPRGDTTVVDAYLSPVLRRYVNQVADQMRGVRLMFMQSNGGLAEAGHFRGKDAILSGPAGGIVGMVRMSALAGFDHVIGFDMGGTSTDVSHYAGEYERVFTTEVAGVRLRAPMLAIHTVAAGGGSILHFDGGRYRVGPDSAGADPGPACYRGGGPLTVTDANVMLGRIQPAHFPAVFGPGGDQPLDDEIVRRGFTGLAADIRGQTGDDRSPEQVAEGFLQIAVANMANAVKKISVQQGRDVTRYVLTTFGGAGGQHACAVADALGIRTVLVPPMAGVLSALGIGLADTTAMREQSVEIPLDSAAPERLAAVADSLEQAARAELLDEGIPAGRIRVVRRVHLRYQGTDTAIPVELAGLDAMTAAFEAAHRSMYAFLMDRPLIAGAVAVEAIGLTEQPDLSHLGDRPADGPDTTESVRVYSNGRWCAAPLRHREGMRPGETVTGPAIIAEANATTVVDDGWRATLTPSGHVLAERVVAPAQPGAGTRADPVLLEIFNNLFMSIAEQMGFRLESTAQSVNIRERLDFSCALFDPDGNLVANAPHIPVHLGSMGTTVKEVIHRRTGAMKPGDVYAVNDPYHGGTHLPDITVITPVYNTGGGDTGGEHILFFVASRGHHAEIGGITPGSMPANSRAIHEEGVLFDNWLLAENGRFREAETRRLLTEAPYPSRDPETNLADLRAQIAANQKGADEVRKMIDHFGRDVVQAYMRHVQDNAEEAVRRVIDRLNDGEYRYQTDSGATIAVRVTVDRVARGATIDFSGTSPQLTTNFNAPSSVVNAAVLYVFRTLVGRDIPDIPLNDGCLRPLRIVIPEGSMLAPTYPAAVVAGNVETSQAITGALFAALRVQAEGAGTMNNVTFGNDRHQYYETVGSGSGAGDGFDGASVVQTHMTNSRLTDPEVLESRFPVLLAEFAIRRGSGGAGRWRGGDGAVRRIEFREPMTVSTLSGHRRVPPYGMAGGSPGKLGRNRVERADGGTAELAGCDSTEVGPGDALVIETPGGGGYGTPPNAV, from the coding sequence TTGGCTGGCGCGGGGTGGCAGTTCTGGGTCGACCGAGGCGGCACGTTCACGGACGTTGTGGCGCGCCGCCCGGACGGACGCTTGTTGACGCACAAGCTGCTTTCGGAGAACCCTGCGCGCTACCGCGACGCGGCGGTCGCCGGAATCCGGGCGCTGCTCGGGATCACCGAGGACGCGCCGGATCCGGTCGCGCGCGTCGACGCGGTGCGGATGGGCACCACCGTCGCCACCAACGCCCTGCTGGAACGCAAGGGGGAGCGCACCCTGCTGGTGATCACCCGCGGTTTCGGCGACGCGCTGCGCATCGCATACCAGAATCGTCCCCGCATCTTCGACCGCCAGATCGTGCTGCCGGAGATGCTGTATGAGCGGGTCGCCGAGGTCGACGAGCGGATCACGGTCGACGGCACGGTGCTGCGGGCACCCGACCTCGAGGCGTTGGGCGCACAACTGCGGCAGGCGCACGCCGACGGGATCCGCGCGGTAGCCGTGGTATGCCTGCACAGTTACCTGTACCCCGCACACGAACGAGCGATCGGCAAGCTCGCCGAACAGATCGGCTTCGGCCACATCTCGCTGTCGTCGCAGGTCAGCCCGCTGATGAAACTGGTCCCACGCGGGGATACCACCGTGGTCGACGCCTACTTGTCCCCGGTGCTGCGCCGCTATGTCAACCAGGTGGCCGACCAGATGCGCGGCGTGCGGCTGATGTTCATGCAGTCCAACGGAGGCCTCGCCGAGGCGGGGCACTTCCGCGGCAAGGACGCCATTCTGTCCGGACCGGCCGGCGGCATCGTCGGCATGGTGCGGATGTCGGCGCTGGCCGGGTTCGATCACGTCATCGGCTTCGACATGGGCGGCACCTCCACCGACGTGTCGCACTATGCCGGCGAGTACGAGCGGGTGTTCACCACCGAGGTGGCCGGGGTCCGATTGCGGGCTCCGATGCTGGCCATCCACACCGTGGCCGCCGGCGGAGGGTCGATCCTGCATTTCGACGGCGGCCGCTACCGGGTGGGCCCGGACTCCGCCGGGGCCGACCCAGGCCCGGCTTGCTACCGCGGGGGCGGTCCGCTCACCGTCACCGATGCCAACGTGATGCTGGGTCGCATCCAGCCAGCGCACTTCCCCGCCGTGTTCGGTCCCGGCGGCGATCAGCCACTGGACGACGAGATCGTGCGACGCGGCTTCACCGGTTTGGCCGCCGACATCCGCGGGCAAACCGGTGACGACCGCTCCCCCGAGCAGGTCGCCGAGGGATTCTTGCAAATCGCGGTGGCGAATATGGCCAATGCGGTCAAGAAGATCTCCGTACAACAGGGACGCGACGTCACCCGCTACGTGCTGACCACATTCGGCGGCGCCGGCGGGCAGCACGCCTGCGCGGTCGCCGATGCGCTCGGTATCCGCACGGTGCTCGTCCCGCCCATGGCCGGTGTGCTTTCCGCATTGGGGATCGGCCTGGCCGACACGACCGCGATGCGGGAACAGTCCGTGGAGATCCCGCTCGACTCCGCCGCCCCGGAGAGGTTGGCAGCGGTCGCGGATTCCCTCGAGCAGGCGGCTCGTGCCGAGCTGCTCGACGAGGGCATCCCCGCCGGACGGATCCGAGTCGTTCGCCGAGTGCATCTGCGATACCAGGGCACCGACACCGCGATCCCTGTCGAACTGGCCGGCCTGGACGCGATGACCGCCGCGTTCGAAGCCGCCCACCGCTCGATGTACGCGTTCCTGATGGACCGTCCGCTGATCGCCGGCGCGGTGGCCGTCGAGGCGATCGGACTCACCGAACAACCCGACCTCTCGCACCTCGGTGACCGGCCCGCCGACGGCCCCGACACCACAGAATCCGTCCGGGTCTACTCGAACGGACGTTGGTGCGCCGCCCCCCTGCGCCACCGGGAAGGGATGCGCCCGGGTGAGACCGTGACCGGTCCGGCGATCATTGCCGAGGCCAACGCCACCACCGTCGTCGACGACGGCTGGCGGGCCACCCTCACCCCTTCCGGGCACGTGCTCGCCGAACGCGTCGTCGCTCCCGCGCAGCCCGGCGCGGGGACTCGGGCAGACCCGGTATTGCTGGAGATCTTCAACAACCTGTTCATGTCGATCGCCGAACAGATGGGCTTTCGCCTCGAATCCACCGCCCAGTCGGTGAATATCCGTGAACGACTGGATTTTTCGTGCGCGCTGTTCGATCCGGACGGCAACCTCGTCGCCAACGCACCGCACATCCCCGTCCACCTCGGCTCGATGGGCACCACCGTCAAAGAGGTGATTCACCGCCGCACCGGCGCAATGAAGCCCGGTGACGTGTACGCGGTCAACGACCCCTACCATGGCGGCACCCACCTGCCGGACATCACCGTGATCACCCCGGTCTACAACACCGGCGGCGGGGACACCGGCGGCGAGCACATCCTGTTCTTTGTCGCCTCGCGCGGGCATCACGCCGAGATCGGCGGCATCACACCGGGCTCCATGCCCGCCAACAGCCGCGCAATCCACGAAGAAGGGGTGCTGTTCGACAACTGGCTGCTCGCCGAGAACGGGCGGTTCCGGGAAGCCGAAACCCGGCGGCTGCTCACCGAGGCGCCCTATCCATCCCGCGATCCCGAGACCAACCTCGCGGATCTCCGCGCCCAGATCGCCGCCAACCAGAAGGGCGCCGACGAGGTCCGCAAGATGATCGACCATTTCGGCCGCGATGTCGTCCAGGCCTACATGCGCCACGTCCAGGACAACGCCGAAGAAGCCGTCCGCCGCGTCATCGACCGGCTCAACGACGGCGAATATCGCTACCAGACGGATTCCGGTGCCACGATCGCCGTCCGCGTCACCGTCGACCGCGTCGCCCGCGGCGCGACCATCGATTTCAGCGGAACCTCACCCCAGCTGACCACGAACTTCAACGCACCCTCGTCGGTGGTCAACGCCGCCGTGCTGTACGTGTTCCGGACCCTGGTCGGCAGGGATATCCCGGACATCCCGCTCAACGACGGTTGCCTGCGCCCGCTGCGCATCGTCATCCCGGAAGGCTCGATGCTCGCGCCGACCTACCCGGCCGCGGTTGTCGCCGGCAACGTCGAGACCTCGCAGGCGATCACCGGCGCGCTGTTCGCCGCGCTGCGCGTGCAGGCCGAGGGAGCCGGGACGATGAACAACGTCACCTTCGGCAACGATCGGCACCAGTACTACGAGACCGTCGGTTCCGGCTCGGGAGCCGGCGACGGGTTCGACGGGGCGTCGGTCGTGCAGACGCACATGACGAACTCGCGGCTCACCGATCCCGAAGTGCTCGAATCGCGTTTCCCGGTGCTGCTGGCCGAGTTCGCCATTCGGCGCGGCAGCGGTGGTGCCGGGCGGTGGCGCGGCGGTGACGGGGCGGTCCGTCGGATCGAATTCCGCGAGCCGATGACGGTCAGCACGTTGTCCGGCCATCGTCGGGTTCCGCCCTATGGCATGGCCGGCGGGTCACCGGGGAAGCTGGGACGCAATCGAGTGGAACGCGCCGACGGCGGCACCGCGGAGCTGGCCGGCTGCGACTCGACCGAGGTCGGGCCCGGCGACGCGCTGGTGATCGAGACCCCGGGCGGCGGCGGATACGGCACGCCGCCCAACGCCGTCTGA